The sequence below is a genomic window from Pseudomonadota bacterium.
GCTCGGCCGACGCGACGAAAAAAATCCGCTTCGAGGTCGATGGTTTAACGACGGCCACGACGCGCGTGCTGACCGTGCCGGATGCCGACATGACGCTCGGCGACAACGTCTACCTCGCGGGCAGCATGTACAACGGCGCGCCGACCGCCTCGCTGATCATGCTGCACCATGTCGTGACACGCCAGGTCATCTTTCCCTCGGGTCTTACCGGCAGCCAGGGCAAGGCGGGCACAGCCGCCACGGCCCAGACCGACTTTGACATCCAGAAGAACGGATCGAGTGTCGGCACCATGCGGTTCGCGGCCGCGGGCACCAGCGCGACCTTCATCATGGCGAGCCAGCAGACCTTTGCTGCGGGCGATATTTTGAAAGTAGTGAGTCCTGCCTCACCTGACGCAACACTGGCCAACATCACGTTCACACTATCGGGCACGAGGTAAGACCCATGACCCTAAGATTCACCGACAGCTTCGACCACTACGCCACGGCGGCCCTCACCGAGAAGTGGACCAGCATAACCAATGTCCCAACTATCAGCGCTGGCAATGGGCGCCGGAGCACTGCCTCATTCCGCAACGCCACCAATGTCCTTGGAACGGCAACGAAAACTCTAGACGCCCAGGCGACTTGGATAATCGGATTCTCGTTCAAGATGGCATCCTCCCTGCCAGCGGCCTCAAGGGCGATGGTGGGCGTGCTGGATGCCGGCACAGACCAATGCGACTTGCGCGTCAAGGCGGACGGCACGATGGAGATCACCCGCAACGGAACTGTGCTCGGGACCACCACGTATGCGCTCAGCGTCGGCAGCACCTATTACATCGAGTTCAAGGTGGTCATCCACGACACGACCGGCACCGCGGAAGTAAAAGTAGATGGATCGAGCAAGCTCGCGCTCACGAGTGTGGACACCAAGAATACCGCCAACGCCACGGCCAATCAGGTTCGGATCGGTCCTGGTGGCGCTGCCACTGGCTTTTGGGACTACGACGACGTTTATATTTGCGACGGCGCCGGCTCTGTCAATAACAACTTCCTCGGCGATTGCCGCGTGGACGCCTACGCCCCGAACGGCAACGGGAACAGCTCGCAGCTCGTGGGCTCGGACGGCAACTCGACGGACAACTACTTGCTCGTGGACGAGAGCGCACCGAACGACGACACGGATTACGTCGAGTCCGCGACGGCGGGGAACAAGGATACCTACACGGTGGCCGACATGAGCCACACGCCGAGTTCGATTTTCGGCGTGCAGATCCTCGCCAATGCGAAGAAGGACGACGCCGGCGCCCGCAGCGTTGCGACCGTGACCCGCTCCGGCGTCACGGATTTCGACGGCGCGACGCAGGCGCTTTCGACGAGCTACGTCTATTATTCGGACATTCGGGAGACCGATCCCAACACCTCGGCGGCCTGGACCAAGACGAATTTCAACGCGGCGGAATTCGGGGTGAAGGTGGCGGCGTAGGCTAAGTTAGAGATGACCGTCAAGCGCACGACCCAGGTCCCGGTCGAGAGCCTTTCGCAGGTCGACCCGAAAGCGCGGGCATCTCAGCTCCCGGTCGAGACGCTGTCTCAGGTCACGCCCACCGCCCGCGTGAGCCAGTCGGCCCTCGAAGTCTTAAGCGCCAACGCGCTCAAGGCGTCTATCTCGCAACTTATCGCCGAGGTCCTGACCTCGAACGACAACGTGGCGGGGTCGCAGCCGGTCATGTTCATCCTCACCTAATCCCCGTAGGGGCGGCCCTTGTGGCCGCCCTCTTAGGGCAACCACGAGGGTTGCCCCTACGAATCCTCCTCATTGAGCCGCCGATGCAGGTGCGCCAAGGCTTCAGAGCCCCATCCGGAAACTATGCTGTACGCGCGGTTATATCGATACCGCCACGCCCCCCTCCTCCATTCCCCCAGGCTCACGCCAATCGCATCGCAGAGCACCGATGCTCTGAGCCTGCCGTACCCGCTCCCGTTGCACGCCAGGCAAGTGCCCGGCTGCGGCGCGTAGACAATCATCCTTCCTTGACACTCCCCGCACCGCGGGGGCTCGCAATACTCCCAGACCGCCAAGGCCGCGATGCGCCGAATCCGCTCGCTAAAGCAGTGACTAGTGGCTAGTGGATAGTGCACAGCGGATTCGCTATCCACTTCCCCGCTATCCACTTCCCTGCTGTTTTTCCACCCCTCGAGTTTCGCCAGCCGCCATAGCCGCGCCTCGACGAGTCCGGGCAGCAGCGGCTCCGGGAAACCGGCGAACGCCGCGAGCGCTGTGCGCTGGGCGTTCTGGGGCGCTCCGGCGAGGCCCGCGGCGATGTCGAGGGGAGTGAGGGCGTTGAAACCGCCCCCGCGCGAGATGAACGATTGGATCTTGGGATTGAGACGGGCGAGCGATTCGGCGGCGGACATAGGGGGGGTATTCCTCGGGTGGCTGGGCCCTTGCCTATAGCGGCAAGGGCCGTGCCCGATGGAGCGCGGGGTAACTCAGTCCGGCCCAGCCCGCTCGATGACCGTCGCGATCTCCGTGATCGCCTTCGCAACCTCCGAGTAGATGCCTCCATAGACCGCGGTGGCTAGCAGCGCGCCGATTAGAATAAACATTCCGTATTCCTTCATCGCCTTTCTCCGTTCCGCTTAGGTTGAGTGCCCGGCTTTTCACCGGGCTTGGTAGCTTAGGGTTCTACTGTCCGCCGGGCCTTTTAGGGGAAGTCCTCTGCATGTGCACCCCAGGGTCTCGTTTAGGCCAGCACCCCTCAGGCCGCGGCGTTTGGGGAACGCCTGCTGAATCCCCCGCTGTTAAGGTCGCGGCCACCTGTACTATATGATACACGAACGCGTACAAAGTTCAAGTACTATATAGACTATGAACGTGAATTAATCTAAAATTGTTTGGATGAGTGAGTGGATCGGCGCGGCGGAAGCCGCTAGGCGTGCCAGGGTGTCCAAAGAATGGATCATTAAGCTTTGCCAGAAAAAGCGGATTCCGGGCGCGCGGAAGTTAGGTCCGAAGCCGAGCGACCCGTGGCTCATCCCCCCCGGCGCCAAGATCGAGCCGACCGGGCTCGGCCGGCCGCTCCGGACGCTGGAGATCCCGAAAAGCAAAGGAGGCAAGCGATGACGACGATGATCCGCGAGGTCTACGAGGCCCTGAAAGAAGCCGGCGCGTCCGAGGAGAAGTCGGCCGCGGCGGCGGAAGCGATAGAGGGGGTCCGCGAGAGCGAGCGTTTCCGCCGCCTCGAAGCCGAAATCTCCGAGCTCAAGGGCGAGGTGAATCTCATCAAGTGGATGCTGGGATTCAACCTCGCCGTCTCCACCGCCGTACTGTTCAAGCTGCTGCTATGAAAGGGAGCGGCCCGCTCCGGACCCTCGATGACCGAGACCGATCCTCGCCATGACCGCACTCATCCCTTATCCACAGATTTAGTGGATAACCCTTGGGACAGTCTTGGGACAATTGCCAGCGGCCGAAGCGCCGCCTGGCTTTTTCGCGGATGCCTAATTTTGCATCACCCCGCGCATAACCGGCGTACAATGTCGGCCCTACCGATGAAACGAAAAACGAGGGATGTATGACGAAACCTAAACCCAAAACCACCGCGGGCGGATTGAAGAGGGCGCCGCTGAAAAGCGCGCCCGCGCAGTCGCGCACGACGCCCAGGACGGCCAAGAGCGCTACGCAGGGATCAGCCGCCGGCAGGGCGAGTACCCGAGCGCCCGCGAAGCCGGCGAGAAGCGGAGCGAGCCCCGGCAAGCAGCAGGGCCGGCGGGGTGCCGCGGCGCGCTAGTCCGCCGGGAACGTAGCAGCCCCACCTTGGCGAGGTCCCTGTGTATACTGTGTAGCGCTATTTGTTCGTTTCACTACCTACAAATGGGGCGGCGCGGTAAAGGAACTTTCCCTCCTCCGCCGCGCCGATTGCTTGCGGTCCCCCATTCCTACCGTTCGTCCGATTCTTTGTCACGCCGCCTTCTCAACCTGAATCCCGAACTCCTCGCGGGTCTCGACCTCGCGGGCCACCACGCCGAGCATGACGGCGAGCGTCGTCCAGCCCTCGACCCGGACGTATTGCTTGCCTTGGATCGTGACCGAGAGCTTCTGCGTTCGAATCACCTCGGCCAAGACGCCGGCGATGGCCGCCGCGCCCTCGACGAGCGCCTTGGGGTTCGTTGCCTGAAGCGTCCCCCAGGGACACCGTGCCGGCCGTGACCGGCACCACCGCCACTTCTTTGCTTGCTACTCCTTTCCTGTCCATACTATCCACTCCTTATTGTTCGTACGCACTACCTACAATGTGGACGGCGCGGGGGGTTTGTTCGCGCAATTAACCTCCGCGCCGATCGATCACGCCGCCGCCTCATGCTTGGCCATGTCGTGGGCGTGGCGCTCCACAAGCTCATCTATCGGCACCCGTCCGTCCGAGGCCGGATACCCCCGGCAGGCGAAGCGGAGCGGCTTCCCGTTTTGCCAAGCCAAAGTGCACGGTTCGCAGAGCACTGCGCTGGCGCCGTCGCTCGGCAGGCCGCAGACAAAGCACCCCCAGCCGTGGCCCGCTACCTGGCCCTTCACCTCGATCATGATGATATTGACCACCCCCGCCGTTCCTTCGCAGATGCAGCAGGGGCCGAGGTCTTCGGGTTCGTCCTCGCTCACGCCGCCTCGTCGACCGCGACGCCGAGCAGATCCCGGTACTCCTCCACGGTGTACCAATCGAGCGGGTAGGGTGCGGAGCGCGGAATGACGGGCCGCGGGTCATCCCAACGGACGCCGAGAATGTACTCGCCAGGCTCGGGGCCAGAGGCGAAGTAGGCCACCGTTCCCCAAGCGCTACCGTTCGTCGGAAAGTTTTTAGCCGTCCGCGCCCGTACCCGCTTACCGATGAGCAGCCGGGTGTCCTCCGCGGTGAAATAGCGGCGCGAGGCCTGTCCTCGCGTGCTGGTAGCGGGGGTCATGGCGCATCCTCTTCGTCATCGCCACCGGAACACTCGGGCGTCAGGATGTGAGCGCAGTTCTCAATAGCGCTTTCGCCGTCCAGGCAGTCGCAGTGCCGGTTACACTCGGGACATGGGTGCATAGCAACCTCCTACCCCACACCTTAACGCGCGGATCTTGCCACGACCGGCCGCCGGCGCGCACGTATGTAAAGGAAGGGCGGCAACGTTACATACAGATAGCTATGTGTAAACTTCGCGGGCGGGAAAGCTTAAAAGCAGCGGACTTTTAATCCGAATGCGTTAAAATCCCACTCAACTTAAAAATTTGGCTCTCGCCTCTGGAGAGGTGGCTGAGCGGTCGAAAGCGGCGGTCTTGAAAACCGCTGTGGGGCAACCCACCGGGGGTTCGAATCCCTCCCTCTCCGCCATGCATAACAAGTAGTTACGCGTTTTGCCTCACCACCGCTTTATTATTTCATCGATTCACTGTCACAATATTGTCACATCCCGAAGTGACATGATGATAGCTCGTGGCGTTGGACCGAACGATGAGGCCCGCGGGCACTTGAGGATTGGGGTTCGGGAGTAGAGTCGTGCAACTGCGCCGTTGCTCACCGACGGAATGCC
It includes:
- a CDS encoding DUF2793 domain-containing protein, giving the protein MATELLALDEISSSQSQKETTHNAALRQIEGRMVRAKDRDLTTPPGSPANGDTYIIPSGATGVWSGKTNQIAHFYGGAWVYWVPIEGVRLWLMDEDLEYAFDGTNWVVNAGAGLTPPFTDTTAVVKGSADATKKIRFEVDGLTTATTRVLTVPDADMTLGDNVYLAGSMYNGAPTASLIMLHHVVTRQVIFPSGLTGSQGKAGTAATAQTDFDIQKNGSSVGTMRFAAAGTSATFIMASQQTFAAGDILKVVSPASPDATLANITFTLSGTR
- a CDS encoding integrase; amino-acid sequence: MTTMIREVYEALKEAGASEEKSAAAAEAIEGVRESERFRRLEAEISELKGEVNLIKWMLGFNLAVSTAVLFKLLL
- a CDS encoding DNA-binding protein; this encodes MSEWIGAAEAARRARVSKEWIIKLCQKKRIPGARKLGPKPSDPWLIPPGAKIEPTGLGRPLRTLEIPKSKGGKR